A genomic region of Melopsittacus undulatus isolate bMelUnd1 chromosome 5, bMelUnd1.mat.Z, whole genome shotgun sequence contains the following coding sequences:
- the PPARA gene encoding peroxisome proliferator-activated receptor alpha isoform X2, with translation MINVIATAKFRKKIVISANTVVFKSAFQLECHIMVAIRFGRMPRSEKAKLKAEILTGENYVEDSEMADLKSLAKRIHDAYLKNFNMNKVKARIILAGKTSNNPPFVIHDMDTLCMAEKTLVAKLVANGIQNKEAEVRIFHCCQCTSVETVTELTEFAKSIPGFSNLDLNDQVTLLKYGVYEAIFAMLASVMNKDGMLVAYGNGFITREFLKSLRKPFCDIMEPKFDFAMKFNALELDDSDISLFVAAIICCGDRPGLVNVGHIEKMQESIVHVLKLHLQTNHPDDTFLFPKLLQKMADLRQLVTEHAQLVQIIKKTESDAHLHPLLQEIYRDMY, from the exons ATGATAAATGTGATCGCAActgcaaaattcagaaaaaaaatcgtAATAAGTGCCAATACTGTCGTTTTCAAAAGTGCCTTTCAGTTGGAATGTCACATAATGGTAG CAATACGTTTTGGACGAATGCCAAGGTCTGAGAAGGCCAAGTTGAAGGCAGAAATTCTAACAGGTGAAAATTATGTAGAAGATTCAGAAATGGCAGATCTTAAATCACTTGCCAAAAGAATTCATGATGCTTACCTGAAAAACTTCAATATGAACAAGGTTAAAGCCAGAATCATCCTTGCAGGGAAAACTAGTAACAATCCA cCATTTGTTATACATGATATGGATACCTTGTGTATGGCAGAGAAGACTCTGGTGGCAAAACTGGTGGCCAATGGAATTCAGAACAAGGAAGCAGAGGTTCGGATCTTCCACTGCTGCCAGTGTACGTCTGTAGAGACAGTCACTGAACTTACTGAATTTGCCAAATCTATACCTGGCTTCTCCAATCTCGACTTGAATGATCAAGTGACACTGTTAAAATACGGAGTTtatgaagccatatttgccatGTTAGCATCTGTGATGAACAAGGATGGGATGCTAGTTGCCTATGGAAATGGTTTTATAACCCGGGAGTTCCTGAAAAGCCTGAGAAAGCCATTCTGTGATATAATGGAGCCAAAATTTGATTTTGCAATGAAATTCAATGCACTGGAATTGGATGATAGTGATATATCCCTTTTTGTTGCTGCCATCATTTGCTGTGGAG ATCGCCCTGGTCTTGTGAATGTAGGACACATTGAAAAAATGCAGGAGAGCATTGTGCATGTACTGAAACTTCACCTGCAAACCAACCATCCTGATGAcaccttcctcttcccaaaACTCCTCCAAAAAATGGCTGACCTCCGACAACTAGTCACAGAGCATGCTCAGCTTGTTCAGATAATTAAGAAGACTGAATCTGATGCACATTTACACCCTTTACTACAGGAAATCTACAGGGACATGTACTAA
- the PPARA gene encoding peroxisome proliferator-activated receptor alpha isoform X1, with product MVDAENQLYPLTPLEEDDLSSPLSGEFLQDMENIQDLSQSLGDDSSGALSLTEFQSLGNGPGSDGSVVTDTLSPASSPSSINFATAPGSIDESPSGALNIECRICGDKASGYHYGVHACEGCKGFFRRTIRLKLIYDKCDRNCKIQKKNRNKCQYCRFQKCLSVGMSHNAIRFGRMPRSEKAKLKAEILTGENYVEDSEMADLKSLAKRIHDAYLKNFNMNKVKARIILAGKTSNNPPFVIHDMDTLCMAEKTLVAKLVANGIQNKEAEVRIFHCCQCTSVETVTELTEFAKSIPGFSNLDLNDQVTLLKYGVYEAIFAMLASVMNKDGMLVAYGNGFITREFLKSLRKPFCDIMEPKFDFAMKFNALELDDSDISLFVAAIICCGDRPGLVNVGHIEKMQESIVHVLKLHLQTNHPDDTFLFPKLLQKMADLRQLVTEHAQLVQIIKKTESDAHLHPLLQEIYRDMY from the exons ATGGTGGACGCTGAAAACCAGCTCTACCCACTTACTCCTTTGGAGGAGGATGATCTAAGCAGCCCTTTATCTGGAGAGTTCCTACAAGATATGGAGAACATTCAAGACCTCTCTCAGTCTCTAGGTGATGATAGCTCTGGAGCTTTAAGTTTAACAGAGTTCCAGTCGCTGGGAAATGGCCCAGGATCTGATGGATCAGTTGTAACAG acACCCTTTCACCAGCATCCAGTCCTTCATCCATTAATTTTGCCACAGCTCCAGGTAGCATAGATGAATCACCCAGTGGAGCATTAAACATTGAATGTAGAATTTGTGGGGATAAAGCCTCAGGCTACCATTACGGAGTACATGCTTGTGAAGGTTGTAAG ggtttttttagaaGAACAATTCGTTTAAAACTCATCTATGATAAATGTGATCGCAActgcaaaattcagaaaaaaaatcgtAATAAGTGCCAATACTGTCGTTTTCAAAAGTGCCTTTCAGTTGGAATGTCACATAATG CAATACGTTTTGGACGAATGCCAAGGTCTGAGAAGGCCAAGTTGAAGGCAGAAATTCTAACAGGTGAAAATTATGTAGAAGATTCAGAAATGGCAGATCTTAAATCACTTGCCAAAAGAATTCATGATGCTTACCTGAAAAACTTCAATATGAACAAGGTTAAAGCCAGAATCATCCTTGCAGGGAAAACTAGTAACAATCCA cCATTTGTTATACATGATATGGATACCTTGTGTATGGCAGAGAAGACTCTGGTGGCAAAACTGGTGGCCAATGGAATTCAGAACAAGGAAGCAGAGGTTCGGATCTTCCACTGCTGCCAGTGTACGTCTGTAGAGACAGTCACTGAACTTACTGAATTTGCCAAATCTATACCTGGCTTCTCCAATCTCGACTTGAATGATCAAGTGACACTGTTAAAATACGGAGTTtatgaagccatatttgccatGTTAGCATCTGTGATGAACAAGGATGGGATGCTAGTTGCCTATGGAAATGGTTTTATAACCCGGGAGTTCCTGAAAAGCCTGAGAAAGCCATTCTGTGATATAATGGAGCCAAAATTTGATTTTGCAATGAAATTCAATGCACTGGAATTGGATGATAGTGATATATCCCTTTTTGTTGCTGCCATCATTTGCTGTGGAG ATCGCCCTGGTCTTGTGAATGTAGGACACATTGAAAAAATGCAGGAGAGCATTGTGCATGTACTGAAACTTCACCTGCAAACCAACCATCCTGATGAcaccttcctcttcccaaaACTCCTCCAAAAAATGGCTGACCTCCGACAACTAGTCACAGAGCATGCTCAGCTTGTTCAGATAATTAAGAAGACTGAATCTGATGCACATTTACACCCTTTACTACAGGAAATCTACAGGGACATGTACTAA